A region of the Verrucomicrobiia bacterium genome:
TGCTGAGCCGGGATCCGTACCAGTCGTTCAACGACATCCATGACTGGCAGAAGACGGTGAACGCGGTGTACCTGACGCGGATCACGCTCGATCAACGTTTCGTGAGCGGATGGGTGATGAACGGGTGGCAGTGGGGGAAGTTCATTGTCGATATGATTACGAAGGAGAAGTTGCCGGAGAGTTTTCCGTTGAATCAGGCGCCGGATTTCCTGAGCACCTTCCCCCATTACCTGCTGATTGCGGACCGGAGGCGGTGGACGGGGGAATTTGCGCCGATTCGACCGCCGCAGGAACGCGACACGCGGTCCACGGGCACGGCCGACCCGAGGGAGACGGAGGGGCGCGGATCGGAGTGAGCCTGAGGGACCATGGGGCGAATCCTGGTCATCCGGGGGGGTGCGATCGGGGATTTCATCCTGACGCTGCCGGTGCTGGCGGCGTTGCGGGGGCAGTTTCCGCGGGTGACGATCGAGGTGCTGGGGTATCCGCACATTGCTCGGCTGGCATTGATCGGGGGGTTGGCGGACGCGGTGCATCCGATCGAGGCGCGGGCGCTGGCGGGCTTTTTCGGGCGGGGTGCGGATCTGGACGCGGGAACGGCGTCGTTCCTGGACCGGTTCGGGCTGGTGGTGTCGTACCTGTACGATCCGGACCTGATATTCCGGACCAACGTGGCGCGCTGCACGCAGGCGCAGTTCATCGTGGGGCCGCATCGGCCGGAGGCGGGGTCGGGGCTCCACGCCACGGAGACGTTCCTGCGACCGCTGGAGGCCTTGGCGGTGTTCGGGGCGGACCCGATGCCGCGGTTGGCGCCGGAACGGGTGGTTCCCGGGGATGGGCGGTGGCTGGCGGCGCATCCGGGGAGCGGCTCGGAGACGAAGAACTGGCCGGAACGGCGATGGGCGGAGTTGTTGCGGCGGGTGTTGGAGGACGGGGAGCAGCGGGTGTTGCTGGTGGGCGGGGAGGCGGAGGGGGACCGGCTGGAGAATCTGATGGCGGGGTTGCCGGCGGGCCGGGTGCGGCTGGCGCGGAGTGTGCCGCTGGACGTGCTGGCGGGGATGTTGCGGGGGTGCTCGCTGTTTGTGGGGCACGATTCCGGGATCACGCACCTGGCGGCGGCGGTCGGGTTGCCGTGCGTGGTGCTGTGGGGTCCCACTGATCCGAGGCTGTGGCGTCCGCGGGGGCAGCGGGTGGTGATGTTGCAGGACGACACGGGTCTGGCGGGGTTGTCCACGGATGCCGTCTGGGAAGTGTTGCGGGGAATGCTGGTGCGAGGGCGGGAGACGACGTGAAGACCAGGGAGACCCAGGTGCCGGCGACGGGTGGGGCAGGGGGACCGGGTTTGGCGGGGGATCCTTCGAGGATGGAGCGTGTTCGTGGCGGCGTACCGCGACGGGTATTGTGGGTGGATCATGCGCGGCGGATCCTCGGGGGGGCGGAGGTGAACCTGGTGGAGCTGCTGGGCGCGGCGTGCGGGCGGGGCGATTGGGAATCGGTGGTGGCCTGCGATCCGGAGGGTCCGCTGGACGAGGCTTTGGGGAGGGAAGGTGTGGTGCGGGTGCCGTACCGGCTGGGGGACGCTCTGGGAACGTTCAGGGCGGTGGGCCGGCGGTTGCCGCTGGGGCGGGCATGGCGGGCGTGGCGGGCGTGGCTGGCGTTGCATGACGCGCGGAAGACGCTGGCGACCCTGGTGGCGGAGTGGGATCCGGACGTGGTGGTTTCGTGCACGAACAAGGATCATTTCGCGGCGGGAGCCGTCTGCCGGGGGGCGGGTGTGCCGTCGGTGTGGTGGGTGAACGATGCGCTGTCGGCCGATTTCTTTCCCCGGACCGCGCGATGGTTGTTCACGGTGCAGGCGTGGTGTCGGGCGACGCGGTGCGT
Encoded here:
- a CDS encoding glycosyltransferase family 9 protein, whose protein sequence is MGRILVIRGGAIGDFILTLPVLAALRGQFPRVTIEVLGYPHIARLALIGGLADAVHPIEARALAGFFGRGADLDAGTASFLDRFGLVVSYLYDPDLIFRTNVARCTQAQFIVGPHRPEAGSGLHATETFLRPLEALAVFGADPMPRLAPERVVPGDGRWLAAHPGSGSETKNWPERRWAELLRRVLEDGEQRVLLVGGEAEGDRLENLMAGLPAGRVRLARSVPLDVLAGMLRGCSLFVGHDSGITHLAAAVGLPCVVLWGPTDPRLWRPRGQRVVMLQDDTGLAGLSTDAVWEVLRGMLVRGRETT